One segment of Ipomoea triloba cultivar NCNSP0323 chromosome 12, ASM357664v1 DNA contains the following:
- the LOC116000408 gene encoding high mobility group B protein 7 isoform X3 has protein sequence MAYPRKRIHAIPIRRGPDGSAFQKCESCGLSVAIALADMHECGARRAVKKAKIQCEGKTRKEPTKNGEEMRFQGQPRSAFRLFMEEFVKKCKDGNEIDVDRGGFETWRCMSKKERQPYELQARKICSAYWECLIMEENNMPLVDDEADSAEVGKYDKMKVKASTPI, from the exons ATGGCTTACCCCAGGAAAAGAATCCACGCTATACCCATTCGTCGTGGCCCAGACGGCAGTGCTTTTCAAAaatg TGAAAGCTGTGGCCTTTCAGTGGCAATTGCTCTGGCTGACATGCATGAATGTGGGGCGAGAAGGGCTGTCAAGAAGGCCAAAATTCAATGCGAGGGCAAAACCAGGAAAGAACCGACTAAAAATGGCGAAGAAATGAGGTTTCAAGGCCAACCCAGATCAGCATTTCGGTTATTTAT GGAGGAGTTTGTGAAGAAATGCAAAGATGGGAATGAAATTGATGTTGATAGGGGAGGGTTTGAAACATGGAGATGTATGTCAAAAAAG GAGAGGCAACCCTATGAGCTTCAAGCTCGAAAGATCTGTTCAGCTTACTGGGAATGCTTAATCATGGAGGAGAATAATATGCCACTG GTGGACGATGAGGCTGATTCAGCCGAGGTTGGCAAGTATGATAag ATGAAAGTGAAGGCCTCAACTCCCATTTAA
- the LOC116000408 gene encoding high mobility group B protein 7 isoform X2 translates to MAYPRKRIHAIPIRRGPDGSAFQKCESCGLSVAIALADMHECGARRAVKKAKIQCEGKTRKEPTKNGEEMRFQGQPRSAFRLFMEEFVKKCKDGNEIDVDRGGFETWRCMSKKERQPYELQARKICSAYWECLIMEENNMPLVDDEADSAEVGKYDKSYKDYMCSDDYDDSGEFLNFYSDESEGLNSHLKWRLKNAWLFR, encoded by the exons ATGGCTTACCCCAGGAAAAGAATCCACGCTATACCCATTCGTCGTGGCCCAGACGGCAGTGCTTTTCAAAaatg TGAAAGCTGTGGCCTTTCAGTGGCAATTGCTCTGGCTGACATGCATGAATGTGGGGCGAGAAGGGCTGTCAAGAAGGCCAAAATTCAATGCGAGGGCAAAACCAGGAAAGAACCGACTAAAAATGGCGAAGAAATGAGGTTTCAAGGCCAACCCAGATCAGCATTTCGGTTATTTAT GGAGGAGTTTGTGAAGAAATGCAAAGATGGGAATGAAATTGATGTTGATAGGGGAGGGTTTGAAACATGGAGATGTATGTCAAAAAAG GAGAGGCAACCCTATGAGCTTCAAGCTCGAAAGATCTGTTCAGCTTACTGGGAATGCTTAATCATGGAGGAGAATAATATGCCACTG GTGGACGATGAGGCTGATTCAGCCGAGGTTGGCAAGTATGATAag AGCTATAAAGATTACATGTGTTCTGATGATTATGACGATTCTGGTGAATTCTTGAACTTTTATTCAGATGAAAGTGAAGGCCTCAACTCCCATTTAAAATG GAGATTGAAGAACGCGTGGTTGTTTCGTTGA
- the LOC116000408 gene encoding high mobility group B protein 7 isoform X1: MAYPRKRIHAIPIRRGPDGSAFQKCESCGLSVAIALADMHECGARRAVKKAKIQCEGKTRKEPTKNGEEMRFQGQPRSAFRLFMEEFVKKCKDGNEIDVDRGGFETWRCMSKKERQPYELQARKICSAYWECLIMEENNMPLVDDEADSAEVGKYDKSYKDYMCSDDYDDSGEFLNFYSDESEGLNSHLKWYIEFLLQLSFYTNLQIYLHFCYQQTQLNLAF, translated from the exons ATGGCTTACCCCAGGAAAAGAATCCACGCTATACCCATTCGTCGTGGCCCAGACGGCAGTGCTTTTCAAAaatg TGAAAGCTGTGGCCTTTCAGTGGCAATTGCTCTGGCTGACATGCATGAATGTGGGGCGAGAAGGGCTGTCAAGAAGGCCAAAATTCAATGCGAGGGCAAAACCAGGAAAGAACCGACTAAAAATGGCGAAGAAATGAGGTTTCAAGGCCAACCCAGATCAGCATTTCGGTTATTTAT GGAGGAGTTTGTGAAGAAATGCAAAGATGGGAATGAAATTGATGTTGATAGGGGAGGGTTTGAAACATGGAGATGTATGTCAAAAAAG GAGAGGCAACCCTATGAGCTTCAAGCTCGAAAGATCTGTTCAGCTTACTGGGAATGCTTAATCATGGAGGAGAATAATATGCCACTG GTGGACGATGAGGCTGATTCAGCCGAGGTTGGCAAGTATGATAag AGCTATAAAGATTACATGTGTTCTGATGATTATGACGATTCTGGTGAATTCTTGAACTTTTATTCAGATGAAAGTGAAGGCCTCAACTCCCATTTAAAATGGTACATAGAATTTCTCCTCCAACTCTCCTTCTACACAAATCTTCAGATTTATCTGCACTTCTGCTATCAACAAACGCAGTTAAACTTGGCTTTCTGA